The following coding sequences are from one Paenibacillus sp. FSL R5-0912 window:
- a CDS encoding GH36-type glycosyl hydrolase domain-containing protein — MIFKQQSNMITLTRDDLSYTFLPTGDIFEFTHESTLINQFQGNPVDGSANNIYLRVHTEQGISSYPLLGIRSGSKLSHSQDQLIFEGSIEAISYRVTFAPARDGIWFWHIQLSGSGETVDVVYGQDIGVAGKGGVLANELYMSQYLDHSIWEGTNGYAVCSRQNQPQGMAFPYLQQGVVGTRAVGYSTDGMQFFGVSYKGSYVPEVLSGNLQNSNYQYELAYTALQTELMTLSVPAEFAFYGLFRPTHPAAVTELEFQAELQAAYDEIDWSAGEAVPSRDVPVLSTDIGAPYVSAQWTQAEIDAAYPNRKLEEIENGELLSFFTDEHVHVVLQPKELLVERPHGHIITTLLDKSQVDNNLISSTNYMYGIFNGQTVVGNTSFHKLLSTPRGLLNIQRNSGQRIYIRLDGVYRILTLPAAYEMGVNFAKWHYQVEDDLLTVTVFAAAGQPDVALQVQSKLGRAYDYLITNQLVMGEHEFQHPVRVEARDGILQVLPDEASVQQLPYPGLHFDIQLPGTAYTYSDDRMFYTDRQPRNGTLLTISVTQSASFQLVIQGRLTQADSLPLVSPYTPETEEALFKGFYEAFTSGFHLQLDGEEQSRIDILNETVWWYTHNAMTHFIMPHGLEQPGGAAWGTRDVCQGPMEYFLMTQHYELARNVMLKIYSHQLWESKEWPQWFMFDQHPVQAHEWHGDVVLWPLKCISDYIKATGDYSILEEQVGYHHLADALPSQRTETVLEHVKAAVETIRERFVPGTSLINYAGGDWDDTLQPADEALKTKLVSAWTVALAFQVIRNLSQVTTADAEFSASLAVMAEEMKESFRTLLIKDGVIAGFAYFQEDGSIDYMLHPLDQQTGIHYRLLPMTRSIIAELVTPEQAVANFRLIDEHLNHPDGVRLMDRPARYEGGVSTIFRRAEQAASVGREISLQYVHAHIRYLEASAKLGEADRAWEGLFQINPINIRQSVPNAQLRQSNMYFSSSDGNFPDRYSYQQNFDQLRDGSVEVKGGWRLYSSGPGIYLNQLISAILGIRFSDEELIIDPVLPASLDGLRFTYECFGRPLTFVYHIGSGPARTPELHAAGVAVTGQVLSNPYRPGAVSIAKNNLLTLPGNELHIYLAQ; from the coding sequence ATGATTTTCAAACAACAATCAAACATGATTACCTTAACCCGGGATGACCTTAGTTATACGTTCCTGCCAACAGGAGACATCTTCGAGTTCACCCATGAGTCTACTCTCATTAATCAGTTCCAAGGCAATCCTGTAGATGGTTCAGCTAATAATATCTATCTGCGCGTGCATACGGAGCAAGGAATCAGCAGCTATCCTTTACTCGGAATCCGCTCGGGCTCCAAGCTGTCCCATAGTCAAGACCAACTGATTTTTGAAGGTTCTATAGAAGCAATTAGCTACCGTGTCACCTTCGCGCCGGCCCGGGACGGAATCTGGTTCTGGCATATTCAGCTCTCCGGCAGCGGTGAGACCGTGGATGTGGTCTACGGACAGGATATCGGTGTCGCAGGCAAAGGCGGCGTGCTGGCCAATGAGCTGTACATGAGCCAATATCTAGATCACAGCATCTGGGAAGGCACGAACGGCTACGCCGTGTGCTCCCGCCAGAACCAGCCGCAGGGAATGGCCTTCCCTTATCTGCAGCAGGGTGTAGTGGGTACCCGTGCAGTAGGCTATTCTACTGACGGTATGCAGTTCTTCGGCGTGTCCTACAAAGGCAGCTATGTGCCCGAGGTGCTTAGCGGCAATCTGCAGAATAGCAATTATCAATACGAGCTGGCCTATACCGCGCTGCAGACAGAGCTTATGACGCTGTCCGTTCCAGCTGAATTCGCCTTCTACGGGCTCTTCCGCCCTACTCATCCGGCTGCTGTTACAGAGCTTGAGTTCCAAGCCGAGCTGCAGGCAGCTTACGATGAAATCGACTGGAGCGCGGGTGAGGCTGTGCCGAGCAGAGATGTGCCTGTGCTAAGTACTGATATTGGCGCACCTTATGTCTCTGCACAGTGGACCCAGGCTGAGATTGATGCGGCTTACCCTAACCGGAAGCTTGAAGAAATCGAGAACGGGGAACTGCTCTCCTTCTTCACGGATGAGCATGTCCATGTTGTACTGCAGCCCAAAGAGCTGTTGGTCGAGCGTCCGCACGGCCATATCATCACTACGCTGCTTGATAAAAGCCAAGTCGATAACAACCTAATTTCTTCCACTAACTATATGTACGGAATCTTCAACGGCCAGACGGTTGTCGGCAATACCTCTTTCCATAAACTGCTCTCCACACCACGCGGCCTGCTGAATATTCAGCGGAACAGTGGACAGCGGATCTATATCCGCCTGGATGGGGTCTACCGGATTCTTACGCTCCCGGCAGCTTACGAAATGGGCGTTAACTTTGCCAAATGGCATTACCAGGTTGAGGATGATCTGCTCACGGTTACCGTCTTTGCCGCAGCAGGTCAGCCGGATGTTGCCCTGCAGGTTCAGTCAAAGCTCGGCAGAGCCTATGATTATCTGATCACGAACCAGCTTGTTATGGGTGAGCATGAATTCCAGCATCCGGTGAGAGTTGAAGCCAGGGACGGTATTCTGCAGGTTCTTCCTGACGAAGCGTCCGTGCAGCAGCTTCCTTATCCGGGTCTGCATTTCGATATCCAGCTTCCGGGAACTGCCTATACGTACAGCGATGACCGGATGTTCTATACGGACAGACAGCCGCGCAACGGAACGCTGCTGACGATTTCCGTCACGCAGTCGGCAAGCTTCCAGCTTGTAATCCAAGGCCGGCTCACACAGGCCGACAGTCTTCCCCTGGTCTCTCCTTACACTCCGGAAACCGAGGAAGCGCTGTTTAAAGGCTTCTATGAAGCATTTACTTCGGGCTTCCACCTCCAGCTTGATGGAGAAGAGCAGTCACGGATTGATATTCTGAACGAAACGGTATGGTGGTACACCCATAATGCGATGACCCATTTCATTATGCCGCATGGCCTTGAACAGCCGGGCGGAGCCGCATGGGGCACACGCGATGTATGCCAGGGACCGATGGAGTATTTCCTGATGACCCAGCATTATGAGCTGGCCAGAAATGTAATGCTGAAGATCTACTCCCATCAGCTGTGGGAGAGCAAGGAATGGCCGCAATGGTTCATGTTCGACCAGCATCCGGTACAAGCCCATGAATGGCATGGCGATGTCGTACTCTGGCCGCTGAAATGCATCAGCGATTATATTAAGGCTACCGGAGACTATTCGATTCTTGAGGAACAGGTTGGCTATCATCACCTGGCAGATGCTCTGCCAAGCCAGCGGACTGAAACCGTGCTTGAGCATGTCAAAGCTGCTGTAGAGACGATCCGTGAACGCTTCGTACCGGGCACGTCCCTGATCAATTATGCCGGGGGCGACTGGGATGATACCCTGCAGCCTGCTGATGAAGCCTTGAAGACCAAGCTCGTGAGTGCCTGGACCGTCGCTTTGGCCTTCCAGGTCATCCGCAACCTGTCGCAGGTCACTACAGCCGATGCCGAATTCTCCGCCAGCCTTGCTGTAATGGCCGAAGAGATGAAGGAATCCTTCCGGACGCTGCTGATCAAGGATGGCGTCATCGCCGGCTTCGCCTACTTCCAGGAGGACGGCAGCATTGATTATATGCTTCACCCGTTGGATCAGCAGACCGGCATCCATTACCGCCTGCTGCCAATGACACGCAGCATTATTGCTGAGCTGGTGACCCCGGAACAGGCGGTTGCCAATTTCCGCCTGATTGACGAGCATCTGAATCACCCGGATGGCGTCCGTCTGATGGATCGTCCCGCCCGCTATGAAGGCGGCGTAAGTACGATCTTCCGCCGTGCCGAGCAAGCCGCCAGTGTCGGCCGCGAGATCAGCCTGCAGTATGTGCATGCCCATATCCGCTATCTCGAAGCTTCCGCCAAGCTTGGCGAAGCTGACCGCGCCTGGGAAGGCCTGTTCCAGATCAATCCGATCAACATCCGGCAGAGCGTCCCGAATGCCCAGCTGCGCCAGAGCAATATGTACTTCAGCAGCTCGGACGGGAATTTCCCTGACCGTTACAGCTATCAGCAGAACTTCGATCAGCTGCGCGATGGCAGCGTAGAGGTTAAAGGCGGCTGGCGCCTGTATTCCAGCGGCCCCGGAATCTATCTCAATCAGCTCATCTCAGCTATTCTGGGTATCCGCTTCAGCGATGAAGAGCTGATCATTGATCCGGTGCTGCCCGCCAGCCTTGACGGACTGCGCTTCACTTATGAGTGCTTCGGCCGTCCGTTAACCTTTGTCTATCACATCGGCTCAGGCCCGGCCCGTACTCCGGAGCTGCATGCAGCAGGAGTTGCGGTTACCGGCCAGGTCCTGTCCAATCCGTACCGCCCGGGTGCCGTAAGCATTGCCAAGAACAACCTGCTTACGCTGCCCGGCAATGAACTGCATATCTATTTGGCACAATAA
- a CDS encoding DeoR/GlpR family DNA-binding transcription regulator, with the protein MSLTYEERRHTILSQLDLEGKVQVHFLAERFAVTTETIRRDLDRLEKEGRLRKVYGGAVRIRSGNNEPTFMKRSQMNLLDKQAIGRLAASLIQDGETVILDNGTTTLEIMRQLKDRAHVTVITNAVPVLNCALEQFQGKIIFAGGEVNAVYQAAVGITAHELLDQFKVNKAFISAGGLSLSEGITDYHLEEALISRKMMERAEESILVADHSKFGVTTFAQIAPLEHISMVLTDSGCSSEWKDTFARLDIELLTGS; encoded by the coding sequence ATGTCCCTGACCTATGAAGAACGCAGGCATACCATCCTCTCCCAGCTGGATCTGGAGGGGAAAGTGCAGGTGCATTTTTTGGCTGAGCGGTTCGCTGTAACCACAGAGACAATCCGGCGTGATCTCGACCGTCTGGAGAAGGAAGGGCGTCTGCGTAAGGTGTACGGCGGGGCCGTGCGGATTCGTTCCGGGAATAATGAACCCACCTTCATGAAGCGTTCCCAGATGAATCTGTTGGACAAGCAGGCCATTGGCAGGCTAGCGGCTTCGCTTATTCAGGATGGCGAGACGGTAATCCTCGACAACGGGACGACCACGCTTGAGATTATGCGGCAGCTCAAAGACCGCGCCCATGTGACGGTCATTACCAACGCAGTCCCGGTCCTGAACTGCGCGCTGGAACAGTTTCAGGGGAAGATTATTTTTGCCGGGGGCGAGGTGAATGCCGTTTATCAGGCGGCTGTAGGCATCACCGCTCATGAGCTGCTGGACCAGTTCAAGGTGAACAAGGCTTTTATCTCTGCCGGGGGTCTGTCACTCTCGGAAGGAATTACCGATTATCATCTTGAAGAAGCGCTCATCTCCCGTAAAATGATGGAACGGGCCGAGGAATCGATTCTGGTTGCGGACCATTCCAAATTCGGAGTGACCACCTTTGCCCAGATTGCTCCGCTGGAACATATCTCCATGGTCCTGACCGACAGCGGCTGCTCAAGTGAATGGAAGGATACCTTTGCCCGGCTGGATATAGAGCTGCTGACAGGGTCATAA
- a CDS encoding carbohydrate ABC transporter permease: MKIKQDSGSVFIKVISYICISIFALFCVFPFALMISSSFMNEQEIVREGYKLIPNEVSFKAYELLLSNSSKLVDAYQVTIFITVVGTVLGLFMMSMAGFVLNRKDFKYRNFFSFLIYFTTLFSGGLIPTYILMVKHLHMKDNLFAMILPAVVGAWSIFLMRNFMKAIPDSLYESATIDGAGDFRIYWRIFMPLAVPSLATIGLFSALGFWNEWYNGMLYMDSPTKFPLQYFLQRMINQANMGSLINSGAVINTADLPTQSIKMATAVLATGPIILLYPFIQRYFVTGLTVGAVKG, encoded by the coding sequence ATTAAAATCAAACAGGATTCCGGCAGTGTTTTCATAAAAGTGATCAGTTACATCTGCATCTCGATCTTTGCACTGTTCTGTGTGTTTCCTTTTGCGCTGATGATCTCCTCCTCCTTCATGAATGAGCAGGAGATTGTCCGCGAGGGATATAAGCTGATTCCGAATGAAGTTTCCTTCAAGGCCTACGAATTGTTGCTCAGTAACTCCTCCAAGCTGGTGGATGCTTATCAGGTTACGATTTTTATCACAGTCGTAGGTACGGTGCTCGGGCTGTTCATGATGTCCATGGCCGGATTTGTCCTGAACCGCAAGGATTTCAAATACCGTAACTTCTTCTCCTTCCTGATCTATTTCACAACCTTGTTCAGCGGAGGATTGATTCCGACTTATATTCTGATGGTCAAGCATCTGCATATGAAGGACAACCTGTTCGCCATGATTCTGCCGGCTGTGGTAGGGGCGTGGTCGATCTTCCTGATGCGTAACTTCATGAAGGCGATCCCGGATTCCCTGTATGAATCAGCCACGATTGACGGCGCGGGCGATTTCCGCATCTACTGGCGGATCTTCATGCCGCTGGCGGTTCCTTCACTGGCGACTATCGGGCTGTTCTCGGCGCTGGGCTTCTGGAATGAGTGGTACAACGGGATGCTGTACATGGACTCTCCGACCAAGTTCCCGCTCCAGTACTTCCTGCAGCGCATGATCAACCAGGCGAATATGGGCAGTCTCATCAACTCGGGAGCGGTCATTAATACAGCCGATCTGCCTACCCAATCCATTAAAATGGCTACAGCCGTACTGGCCACAGGCCCGATCATTCTCCTGTATCCATTCATTCAGCGTTACTTCGTAACCGGTCTTACCGTCGGTGCTGTTAAAGGTTAA
- a CDS encoding ABC transporter permease, with protein sequence MARFVHAGGNIVRELFKNKVLYLMLLPVIVYFAVFHYAVMPGAYVAFVDYKLNKGIFGSDFIGLKNFEFLVQTGELWNITKNTLLYNLVFLALGNIIQIVFAIMLSEITGKWFKKISQSVILLPNFISMVIVGVFAYNLFNFNSGFINTMISGAGLDRYEFYNDPGIWKYIIVAFKIWAGTGYGMIVYLAAITGINHDLYEAAYMDGATTWQRIRYMTLPILKPTFILLLLFGMGGILKGSFDLFYNLIGTNSVLYPQTDIIDTYVFRSLVGQFNFSMGAAVGFYQSLFGLVLVLVVNFIVRKVEPDSALF encoded by the coding sequence TTGGCAAGATTTGTACATGCGGGCGGAAATATCGTCCGGGAACTATTTAAGAACAAAGTGCTGTATCTCATGCTGCTGCCTGTCATTGTGTATTTCGCGGTCTTTCACTATGCGGTAATGCCCGGCGCTTATGTTGCATTCGTGGATTACAAGCTCAACAAAGGCATCTTTGGAAGTGATTTCATCGGTCTGAAGAACTTTGAATTCCTGGTGCAGACCGGAGAACTCTGGAATATCACCAAGAATACGCTGCTCTACAATCTGGTATTCCTTGCTTTAGGCAATATTATTCAGATTGTGTTTGCCATCATGTTGTCGGAGATTACCGGAAAATGGTTCAAGAAGATCTCCCAGTCCGTTATTCTCCTGCCAAACTTCATTTCGATGGTTATCGTTGGTGTGTTTGCTTACAATCTCTTCAACTTCAACTCCGGATTCATCAATACGATGATCTCGGGGGCAGGGCTGGACCGTTATGAGTTCTATAATGATCCGGGCATCTGGAAATACATTATTGTGGCCTTCAAGATCTGGGCTGGTACCGGCTACGGTATGATTGTCTATCTGGCTGCGATCACAGGGATCAACCATGATCTGTACGAGGCTGCCTACATGGATGGTGCTACTACCTGGCAGCGGATCCGCTACATGACCCTACCTATTCTGAAGCCGACCTTTATACTGCTCCTGCTGTTCGGTATGGGCGGGATTCTCAAAGGCTCCTTCGACCTGTTCTACAATCTCATTGGCACAAACTCCGTGCTGTATCCGCAGACGGATATCATAGATACGTATGTCTTCCGCTCCCTGGTGGGACAATTTAACTTCTCGATGGGTGCTGCAGTAGGATTCTACCAATCCTTATTCGGCCTGGTCCTGGTGCTTGTGGTTAACTTTATTGTACGCAAGGTTGAACCGGACAGCGCGTTGTTCTAA
- a CDS encoding DUF3502 domain-containing protein, with amino-acid sequence MKGKKIASSLAAVLMLTGVLSACSSSNNANGNNSGSSNTPSTSTNAGGVDTSKEAKLVYYLWGSEGVTNKEILAEINKKLKADLNTTLEIKYIDWPDVATKYPLLFASGESFDLSHASPGAAVSYYTLATEGALTDITDMLDKVAPKLKAEIPEASWQNTKVNGKIYGVPSLFSEYTPAGYAYRTDLLKKYGMTEIKTIDDMVKYMDNVVANESFPPINGKAEDAQNMFRMLVDTTDMWLNAPGISLNELNLVTKSPEDYKTVLHPAFTQEFEDWAVKMREWGDKGYWGKDVLSASLGSKDNFRAANSAGYLTHAQDWIGQYGGDIKALPDSPTSFYTFAEANKKIKRKMGVDNSTVISANSSNPERSLMVIEKFMTDESYYNLMQYGIEGKHYVIEDGVKKQPEGFNEKTDGGGFSAWSLRNDKFVIPSDTENPIRKDLFAEWDKEAIDDPYNGFSFDPSNVTTEIASISNVNAQLGIQLMLGKTSKDPKAAVAEYRDQLTKAGIDKVIAEVEKQLAEFVPVN; translated from the coding sequence ATGAAAGGTAAAAAGATTGCTTCTTCTCTAGCTGCTGTCCTCATGCTTACTGGAGTGCTATCCGCTTGTTCGTCAAGCAATAATGCAAATGGAAATAATTCAGGTTCGTCGAACACTCCATCTACTTCCACCAATGCTGGAGGAGTAGACACCTCTAAGGAAGCAAAGCTGGTGTACTACCTGTGGGGCAGTGAAGGAGTTACCAATAAAGAAATTCTGGCTGAGATTAATAAGAAGCTTAAGGCTGATCTGAATACTACACTTGAAATCAAGTATATTGACTGGCCGGACGTAGCTACCAAGTATCCGCTGTTGTTCGCTTCCGGCGAATCGTTCGATCTGTCGCATGCTTCTCCGGGTGCCGCTGTGTCCTACTACACCCTGGCTACTGAAGGTGCGCTGACTGACATTACCGACATGCTGGACAAGGTGGCGCCTAAGCTGAAGGCGGAGATTCCTGAAGCCTCTTGGCAGAACACCAAGGTCAATGGCAAAATCTACGGCGTACCGAGTCTGTTCAGTGAATACACGCCTGCCGGTTATGCATACCGTACGGATCTGCTGAAGAAATACGGCATGACCGAAATTAAGACAATCGATGACATGGTTAAATACATGGATAATGTGGTTGCCAACGAATCCTTCCCGCCAATTAACGGTAAGGCTGAGGATGCACAGAACATGTTCAGAATGCTCGTAGATACTACAGACATGTGGCTGAACGCACCTGGTATCTCGCTGAATGAATTGAATCTGGTCACCAAGAGCCCGGAGGATTACAAGACCGTATTGCATCCAGCCTTCACCCAGGAATTCGAGGATTGGGCTGTGAAAATGCGTGAGTGGGGCGACAAGGGCTATTGGGGCAAAGACGTTCTGTCCGCTTCCCTCGGCAGCAAGGACAACTTCAGAGCAGCGAACTCTGCGGGTTATCTGACTCATGCCCAGGACTGGATCGGGCAGTACGGCGGAGATATCAAGGCACTGCCTGACTCTCCTACAAGCTTCTATACTTTTGCTGAAGCGAATAAGAAAATCAAGCGTAAAATGGGTGTAGACAACTCGACAGTAATCAGCGCGAATTCCTCTAATCCGGAGCGCTCTCTGATGGTAATTGAGAAATTCATGACCGATGAAAGCTACTACAACCTGATGCAATACGGTATCGAAGGCAAGCACTACGTCATTGAAGATGGCGTGAAGAAGCAGCCGGAAGGCTTCAATGAAAAAACAGATGGCGGAGGCTTCTCGGCCTGGTCCCTCAGAAACGACAAGTTCGTGATTCCGAGTGATACTGAGAACCCGATCCGTAAAGACCTGTTTGCTGAATGGGATAAAGAAGCAATCGATGATCCTTACAACGGCTTCAGCTTCGATCCTTCGAATGTAACAACTGAAATTGCTTCGATCTCGAACGTCAATGCACAGCTCGGTATTCAGCTGATGCTGGGTAAAACAAGCAAAGATCCAAAAGCAGCCGTTGCAGAATACCGTGACCAGCTGACAAAAGCAGGAATTGACAAGGTCATTGCCGAAGTAGAGAAACAATTGGCAGAATTTGTACCCGTCAACTAA
- a CDS encoding metallophosphoesterase family protein, with product MKHNLSFRQDGTFTIVQFTDLHWMDGRAEDQRTRELMERVMEAEQPDLVIFTGDLIYTGPVPEGEQACEQPKQAFREAVAAVEKSGTPWAFVFGNHDTEQGVSYSELMDIALEHPHCLAEAGPAELAGSGNYTLEIAGTGTRAGAVLYMLDTGAYSGLAQIPGYNWVRQSQIRWLTEQSARLNPLTGETKLPALAFFHIPLPEYAEMWSTQTCYGHKFEQVCAPVLNSGLFTAMVEMGDVAGTFCGHDHVNDFTGSLHGIRLSYGRATGYNTYGREGFMRGARVIRLTEGDKQFETWLRLEDGSALLEQPSHPPVPAADSEH from the coding sequence ATGAAGCACAATTTATCATTCCGCCAGGATGGAACCTTTACCATCGTACAGTTCACCGATCTTCACTGGATGGATGGAAGAGCTGAGGATCAGCGGACCCGGGAGCTTATGGAACGCGTGATGGAAGCGGAGCAGCCGGACCTCGTTATTTTCACAGGAGATCTGATCTATACCGGACCTGTCCCGGAAGGAGAACAGGCATGCGAGCAGCCCAAGCAGGCGTTCCGGGAGGCCGTGGCCGCTGTAGAGAAGAGCGGTACTCCCTGGGCATTCGTCTTCGGCAATCATGATACCGAGCAAGGTGTCTCCTACAGTGAGCTGATGGACATTGCACTGGAGCATCCCCACTGCCTGGCTGAAGCAGGTCCGGCAGAGCTGGCCGGTTCTGGTAATTATACGCTTGAGATTGCGGGCACCGGCACCAGGGCGGGCGCCGTTCTCTATATGCTGGACACTGGTGCCTATTCCGGGCTTGCGCAGATTCCCGGCTATAACTGGGTCCGGCAGAGCCAGATCCGCTGGTTGACAGAGCAATCGGCCCGGCTGAATCCCCTGACAGGTGAAACCAAGCTGCCTGCGCTGGCATTCTTCCATATCCCGTTGCCGGAATATGCCGAGATGTGGTCCACGCAGACCTGCTACGGCCATAAATTCGAGCAGGTCTGTGCTCCGGTGCTTAATTCGGGACTCTTCACAGCTATGGTGGAAATGGGCGATGTGGCAGGTACTTTTTGCGGACATGATCATGTGAACGACTTCACCGGCAGCCTGCATGGCATCCGGCTCAGCTATGGCCGGGCCACCGGCTACAATACATACGGGCGGGAAGGCTTCATGCGGGGAGCGCGTGTCATCCGGCTGACTGAGGGCGATAAGCAGTTCGAGACTTGGCTCCGGCTTGAGGATGGCTCGGCTCTGCTGGAACAACCCTCCCATCCCCCTGTACCTGCCGCTGATTCAGAACACTAA
- the bglX gene encoding beta-glucosidase BglX, whose amino-acid sequence MTKPFIQDLVNDMTLDEKMAQLTQLGPYYWGLDDTVDLTGPFKELNIKPQVMENIGSVLNGIGARNVIELQTRHLESSRQKIPLLFMADVIHGYRTILPIPLAMGSSFDLEAIERFAEIAARESAAAGIHVTFSPMTDLVRDPRWGRVMETSGEDPYLNARVTESMVRGYQGTDLKEPGRIAACVKHFAGYGAPEGGREYNTVDMSTGVLREFYLPAYKAAVDAGVAMVMAAFNTIDRIPASGNSKLLRGILREEWGFGGVTIADFNSVNELVPHGAAQDGREAAHKSLAAGLDIEMMSTHYLNHGAALVEEGLLDISLIDEAVIRVLELKDALGLFDNPFKDADPVADEADKPSAEHLQAARELGASSVVLLKNENEVLPLKRGMKLGLAGPFATSIHVLGGWAGTEKDPAVSLYTGITGKIPAADIITAMTGELGSMLEGVFDVEDHAEEAFEQLKDCDVILAAVGENQQDTGEGGSKASLRLSANQEKLIRRLKDTGKPVITIIFSGRPLELAPVLDASDALVQAWFLGSESGNSIADVLFGDYNPSGRLSMSFPYSVGQIPVYYNAYQTGRPYDPQYPNVRYVTRYLDIPNDPLFCFGYGLSYSSFAYSSFNVEAAADAPVLASIEVENTSEVTGKETVQLYIRDVTASVVRPVKELKGFKQVTLAAHEKQVVTFEITREMLMFYGQNDELVFEPGEFDIMIGRNSGDHATQRIWIG is encoded by the coding sequence ATGACTAAACCGTTTATCCAAGATCTCGTGAACGATATGACACTAGACGAAAAGATGGCCCAGCTAACCCAGCTCGGTCCTTACTATTGGGGTCTGGATGATACCGTGGATTTAACGGGTCCATTCAAAGAATTGAATATCAAGCCGCAGGTAATGGAGAACATCGGAAGCGTTCTGAACGGCATTGGCGCACGGAATGTTATTGAGCTGCAGACCCGGCATCTGGAATCCAGCCGCCAGAAGATTCCCCTGCTCTTCATGGCGGATGTCATTCACGGCTACCGGACCATCCTGCCGATTCCGCTGGCGATGGGCAGCAGCTTCGACCTTGAAGCCATCGAACGCTTCGCTGAAATTGCAGCCAGAGAGAGCGCCGCTGCCGGTATTCATGTCACCTTCTCCCCCATGACTGACCTCGTGCGTGATCCGCGCTGGGGCCGGGTGATGGAGACCTCCGGTGAGGACCCTTACCTGAACGCCCGCGTGACCGAGAGCATGGTCCGGGGCTATCAGGGGACAGACCTGAAGGAGCCGGGACGGATTGCAGCCTGCGTGAAGCATTTTGCCGGCTACGGCGCGCCTGAAGGCGGCCGTGAATACAACACGGTGGATATGTCCACCGGTGTACTCCGCGAATTCTATCTGCCAGCTTATAAAGCTGCAGTAGATGCCGGTGTCGCAATGGTCATGGCCGCGTTCAATACCATTGACCGTATTCCGGCCAGCGGCAACAGCAAGCTGCTCCGCGGTATTCTGCGGGAGGAATGGGGCTTCGGCGGCGTCACCATCGCCGACTTCAACTCTGTCAATGAGCTGGTGCCCCATGGCGCTGCGCAGGATGGCCGCGAAGCTGCCCACAAAAGCCTGGCCGCAGGCCTGGATATCGAGATGATGTCCACCCACTATCTGAACCACGGGGCCGCACTGGTTGAAGAAGGGCTGCTCGATATCAGTCTGATCGACGAAGCGGTCATCCGGGTACTGGAGCTGAAGGATGCCCTCGGGTTGTTCGACAACCCGTTCAAGGATGCCGATCCGGTGGCAGACGAAGCGGATAAGCCCAGCGCTGAGCATCTGCAGGCTGCACGGGAACTCGGTGCAAGCTCGGTAGTGCTGCTGAAGAACGAGAATGAAGTGCTGCCTCTGAAGCGGGGAATGAAGCTCGGTCTGGCCGGTCCTTTCGCCACCTCCATACATGTACTGGGCGGCTGGGCCGGAACTGAGAAAGATCCGGCAGTCTCCCTCTACACCGGCATCACCGGCAAAATCCCGGCAGCAGATATTATTACTGCAATGACCGGCGAGCTGGGAAGCATGCTGGAGGGTGTCTTCGATGTGGAAGACCACGCTGAGGAAGCCTTCGAACAGCTGAAGGATTGCGATGTCATTCTTGCCGCTGTCGGCGAGAATCAGCAGGATACCGGGGAAGGCGGCAGCAAAGCCAGCCTGCGGCTGTCCGCGAACCAGGAGAAGCTGATCCGGCGTCTGAAGGATACCGGCAAGCCTGTTATCACTATCATATTCAGCGGCCGTCCGCTGGAGCTTGCCCCTGTACTTGATGCCAGCGACGCGCTTGTACAAGCCTGGTTCCTGGGCAGCGAGTCGGGGAATTCCATTGCAGATGTACTGTTCGGCGATTATAATCCGTCCGGACGCCTGTCCATGAGCTTCCCCTACTCTGTAGGACAGATTCCTGTGTATTATAATGCTTATCAGACGGGACGCCCTTATGATCCCCAGTATCCGAATGTACGTTACGTAACCCGGTATCTGGATATCCCGAATGATCCGCTGTTCTGCTTCGGCTATGGGCTGAGCTACTCCAGCTTTGCTTACAGCAGCTTCAACGTTGAAGCTGCTGCTGATGCCCCGGTGCTCGCCTCCATTGAGGTAGAGAACACTTCGGAGGTTACAGGCAAGGAGACCGTCCAGCTCTATATCCGCGATGTTACAGCAAGTGTGGTCCGTCCGGTGAAGGAACTGAAGGGCTTCAAGCAGGTTACCCTCGCCGCGCATGAGAAGCAGGTTGTAACCTTCGAGATCACCCGCGAGATGCTGATGTTCTACGGCCAGAACGATGAGCTTGTGTTCGAGCCTGGAGAGTTCGATATAATGATCGGCCGTAACTCCGGCGATCACGCTACGCAGCGGATCTGGATCGGCTGA